One genomic segment of Aythya fuligula isolate bAytFul2 chromosome 5, bAytFul2.pri, whole genome shotgun sequence includes these proteins:
- the DEGS2 gene encoding sphingolipid delta(4)-desaturase/C4-monooxygenase DES2 — MGNRVARGDFEWVYTEQPHTQRRKEILAKYPEIKTLMGPDPHLKWIVSGMVFTQFLACYLVKNLSWKWIFFWAYAFGGCINHSLTLAIHDISHNVAFGNKQAKWNRWFAIFANLPVGIPYSASFKKYHIDHHRYLGGDSLDVDIPTDFEGWFFCTPLRKLLWLFLQPFFYSLRPLYVNPKAITRMEIFNAIVQFSVDLTIYYLWGLKPIIYLIAGTILCMGLHPISGHFIAEHYMFLKGYETYSYYGPLNWLTFNVGYHMEHHDFPSIPGCKLPMVKKIAAEYYDNLPYHQSWIRVLWDFVFDDSISPYSRVKRKCKLAKEN; from the exons ATGGGCAACCGGGTGGCTCGGGGGGACTTCGAGTGGGTCTACACCGAGCAGCCCCACACGCAGCGCAGGAAGGAGATCCTGG CAAAATATCCAGAGATCAAGACTCTGATGGGACCAGATCCACACTTGAAGTGGATTGTATCTGGAATGGTTTTCACGCAGTTTCTAGCATGCTATCTGGTGAAAAACTTATCTTggaaatggattttcttctggGCTTATGCTTTTGGGGGTTGCATCAACCATTCACTGACACTAGCTATCCACGATATCTCACACAACGTTGCCTTTGGGAACAAGCAGGCCAAGTGGAACCGATGGTTTGCAATCTTTGCCAACCTGCCAGTCGGTATCCCTTACTCTGCCTCCTTCAAGAAATACCACATAGACCATCACCGGTACCTTGGTGGGGACAGTTTGGATGTGGACATTCCCACAGACTTTGAAGGCTGGTTCTTCTGTACGCCACTTCGGAAACTGCTTTGGCTCTTCCTCCAGCCTTTCTTCTACAGTCTGAGACCGCTGTATGTGAACCCCAAAGCAATCACACGGATGGAAATTTTTAATGCCATTGTGCAGTTTTCTGTTGATCTTACCATTTACTACCTTTGGGGGCTCAAACCTATTATTTACTTAATAGCAGGCACAATTCTTTGCATGGGTTTACATCCCATTTCTGGGCACTTCATAGCAGAACactacatgtttttaaaaggatatGAGACCTACTCTTATTACGGACCTCTGAACTGGCTCACCTTTAATGTAGGCTACCACATGGAGCACCACGACTTCCCCAGCATTCCTGGGTGCAAGTTGCCAATG GTGAAGAAGATTGCAGCAGAATATTATGATAACCTTCCCTATCACCAGTCCTGGATTCGAGTCCTGTGGGACTTTGTTTTTGATGACAGTATCAGTCCCTATTCAAGGGTTAAGAGAAAATGCAAGctggcaaaagaaaattaa